In Pseudofrankia saprophytica, one genomic interval encodes:
- a CDS encoding SDR family oxidoreductase, whose amino-acid sequence MDLGIRDHGFVVVGGTAGMGLATAEVLVAEGARVVLVGRDADRARAAVRRIDEGTGEGRATALVGDVTHPGAAERILAEAVASLGSLAGVAVTTGTSTAAHADLDGASDAVWANAIDDVLMGTVRTVRAAVPHLVAGGGGTVVTTGAYGMRAYHPDRLPYVTLKSGVAAFTKTVARAYGGSGVRANCVCPGAIETDSLAAVRQALARERGVPPDGLLEQVMADEWHMDVALRRPGRPTEVGELFAFLLSSRAGYLTGAVINIDGGTQF is encoded by the coding sequence ATGGATCTTGGCATCCGCGACCACGGGTTCGTCGTCGTCGGCGGGACGGCGGGCATGGGACTGGCCACGGCGGAGGTGCTCGTCGCCGAGGGCGCGCGGGTGGTGCTCGTGGGCCGGGACGCCGACCGCGCGCGGGCAGCCGTCCGGCGGATCGATGAGGGAACCGGCGAGGGGCGGGCGACGGCCCTGGTAGGCGACGTCACCCACCCCGGCGCGGCGGAGCGGATCCTGGCCGAGGCGGTCGCCTCGCTCGGCTCGCTCGCCGGCGTCGCGGTGACGACCGGAACCTCCACGGCCGCGCATGCCGACCTCGACGGGGCCTCGGACGCGGTGTGGGCGAACGCGATCGACGACGTGCTGATGGGAACGGTGCGCACCGTACGCGCCGCCGTGCCGCACCTGGTCGCCGGTGGCGGGGGAACCGTGGTCACCACCGGGGCCTACGGCATGCGCGCCTATCACCCGGACCGACTGCCCTACGTCACCCTCAAGAGCGGCGTGGCAGCGTTCACCAAGACCGTCGCCCGCGCGTACGGCGGCTCGGGCGTGCGGGCGAACTGCGTCTGCCCGGGTGCCATCGAGACCGACTCACTCGCCGCCGTGCGCCAGGCCCTCGCGCGCGAGCGGGGCGTGCCGCCGGACGGGCTTCTCGAGCAGGTCATGGCCGACGAGTGGCACATGGACGTCGCCCTGCGCCGCCCGGGCAGACCCACGGAGGTCGGCGAGCTGTTCGCCTTCCTCCTGTCATCCCGGGCCGGATACCTCACGGGCGCCGTCATCAACATCGACGGCGGCACCCAGTTCTGA
- a CDS encoding alpha/beta fold hydrolase, producing the protein MSGVRRANPNDRKIRAGSGLSRALTRRIGFGAAQVPEPVVDSLEQMVANTPIPVVGAFLPTLLDHDRLAAVGVLSAIPTLLLVGDEDVMTPIEHSRILAEALPEAELVVEKGAGHAVILERPDAVNAHLRDLVNRAGPRRRICLRPGWRLSVRKARITAAPLPT; encoded by the coding sequence CTGAGCGGCGTCCGACGGGCGAATCCGAACGACCGAAAGATCCGAGCCGGCAGCGGCCTTTCTCGGGCGCTGACCCGGCGGATCGGGTTCGGCGCCGCCCAGGTACCGGAACCCGTCGTCGACTCGCTCGAGCAGATGGTCGCGAACACGCCGATTCCCGTGGTCGGAGCGTTCCTGCCGACTCTTCTCGATCATGATCGGCTGGCCGCCGTCGGTGTGCTGAGCGCGATCCCCACCCTGTTGCTCGTCGGGGACGAGGACGTCATGACTCCGATCGAGCACAGCCGGATCCTGGCCGAGGCCCTGCCCGAGGCCGAGCTCGTGGTCGAGAAGGGCGCCGGGCACGCGGTGATCCTGGAACGTCCGGACGCGGTCAACGCCCACCTGCGTGACCTCGTGAACCGGGCGGGGCCGAGGCGGCGAATATGCCTGAGGCCGGGCTGGCGGCTGAGCGTTAGGAAGGCGCGTATCACCGCGGCTCCGCTTCCGACCTGA
- a CDS encoding TetR/AcrR family transcriptional regulator — protein MNSRVYRMTARAQAAEQTGERIVDAMLRRFATHPYDHIRLEDVASDAAVTVQTVIRRFGGKPGLMTATVERELGRIAAARSAAAPGEPADTIDALAAHYEQYGSLILKMYAEAHLVPGLPEIAGRGREYHLDWCRSAFAAHLDTRGDPAARERRLAQLVAVCDATTWRILRQDMGLDPEQTRLALAELVHPLLREPG, from the coding sequence ATGAATTCGCGTGTCTACCGGATGACAGCGCGAGCCCAGGCCGCGGAGCAGACCGGCGAGCGCATCGTCGACGCGATGCTCCGCCGCTTCGCCACGCACCCGTACGACCACATCCGGCTGGAGGACGTCGCGTCCGACGCCGCGGTGACGGTCCAGACGGTGATCCGGCGCTTCGGCGGCAAACCCGGGCTGATGACCGCCACGGTCGAACGGGAGCTCGGCCGGATCGCCGCCGCGCGCTCGGCCGCGGCGCCGGGCGAGCCGGCGGACACGATCGATGCCCTGGCGGCCCACTACGAGCAGTACGGCTCGTTGATCCTCAAGATGTATGCCGAGGCGCACCTGGTACCCGGACTCCCGGAGATCGCCGGCCGCGGCCGCGAGTACCACCTCGACTGGTGTCGAAGCGCCTTCGCCGCGCACCTCGACACCCGAGGCGACCCGGCCGCGCGGGAGCGACGCCTGGCCCAGCTCGTCGCCGTCTGCGACGCCACGACCTGGCGGATCCTCAGGCAGGACATGGGGCTCGACCCCGAGCAGACACGGCTCGCCCTCGCCGAGCTCGTCCACCCGCTCCTGCGGGAACCGGGCTGA
- a CDS encoding helix-turn-helix domain-containing protein: MGGRADGPNPRAAPGSVRQGDDAEPGTVGTMYRERRAGALAATMWLATAPAPRGETGEAAATSPQAAEHRVLPDGCMDLIWSRAGPGDLGQVIVAGPDTAPAVGLWRPGSRHLGVRFDSGVGPAYIGVPASEVRDRRVPLAEIWGLAAAARLAERLAAAEAPAAAFEAEIASRGRLDGLADLLPPVALAGIRAGAPVAQAARAAALSERQLLRRCQLAVGYGPKTLARIVRFRRALALARAGSPFADVAAAAGYADQAHLAREVRALGGAPLRELVTPAIASAGAS; this comes from the coding sequence ATGGGCGGCCGCGCTGACGGACCGAACCCGCGCGCCGCGCCGGGTTCGGTCCGTCAGGGGGACGACGCCGAGCCGGGTACCGTCGGGACGATGTACCGCGAGCGGCGCGCCGGGGCGCTGGCGGCCACGATGTGGCTGGCGACCGCGCCGGCCCCCCGGGGCGAGACGGGCGAGGCCGCCGCGACCTCGCCGCAGGCCGCGGAGCATCGCGTCCTGCCCGACGGCTGCATGGACCTGATCTGGTCGCGGGCCGGGCCGGGCGATCTCGGGCAGGTCATCGTCGCCGGTCCCGACACCGCCCCGGCGGTCGGGCTCTGGCGGCCGGGCTCGCGCCACCTCGGCGTGCGGTTCGACTCGGGGGTCGGCCCGGCGTACATCGGCGTCCCGGCCAGCGAGGTCCGCGACCGCAGGGTGCCCCTGGCCGAGATCTGGGGCCTGGCCGCGGCAGCCCGGCTCGCCGAGCGCCTCGCGGCCGCCGAGGCGCCGGCGGCGGCGTTCGAGGCCGAGATCGCCAGCCGGGGCCGCCTCGACGGGTTGGCCGACCTGCTGCCCCCGGTGGCGCTGGCCGGCATCCGCGCCGGGGCTCCGGTGGCCCAGGCCGCCCGGGCGGCGGCGCTCAGCGAGCGCCAGCTCCTGCGCCGCTGCCAGCTCGCGGTCGGCTACGGGCCGAAGACGCTGGCCCGGATCGTCCGTTTCCGCCGCGCGCTGGCGCTCGCTCGCGCCGGGTCGCCGTTCGCGGACGTGGCCGCCGCGGCCGGTTACGCCGACCAGGCTCACCTGGCCCGCGAGGTTCGTGCCCTCGGCGGGGCGCCGCTACGCGAGCTGGTCACGCCGGCGATCGCCTCCGCCGGCGCCTCCTGA
- a CDS encoding SRPBCC family protein, translated as MATTVAESIDVAVPVRTAYNQWTQFESFPHFMNGVESIQQIDDTHTHWHVKVAGQDREFDAAITEQLPDERVAWKSTDGPTHAGVVTFHRLNADETRVTVQLDWQPEGVAEKVGSAVGADDRRVKADLKRFKAFIENRGSETGAWRGQVDRP; from the coding sequence ATGGCCACCACAGTCGCGGAGTCGATCGACGTCGCGGTGCCGGTCCGTACCGCCTACAACCAGTGGACCCAGTTCGAGTCGTTCCCGCACTTCATGAATGGCGTCGAGTCCATCCAGCAGATCGACGACACCCACACCCACTGGCACGTCAAGGTGGCCGGCCAGGACCGTGAGTTCGACGCGGCCATCACCGAGCAGCTGCCGGACGAGCGAGTCGCCTGGAAGAGCACCGACGGTCCCACCCACGCTGGTGTGGTGACCTTCCACCGCCTCAACGCCGACGAGACCCGGGTGACGGTCCAGCTGGACTGGCAGCCCGAGGGCGTGGCCGAGAAGGTCGGTTCGGCGGTCGGCGCGGACGACCGGCGGGTCAAGGCCGACCTGAAGCGGTTCAAGGCGTTCATCGAGAACCGGGGCAGCGAGACCGGTGCCTGGCGCGGTCAGGTAGACCGGCCCTGA
- a CDS encoding ABC transporter permease, producing MDAHLIIGLGCLVAVAVGCLLWARVDRAPAVVTAVVRAVIQLTLVSLALRGVFAAPPATAAALALMLTAAVITAARRLTAFRRPVLAVAGSCVAGAAVTLGIVFAVPVLDPSTRHLIALSGSVFGGTMTACTLVGRRLADGLMRRRDEVEGWLALGATPRQACAPIAREAVREALVPALDQTRTTGLVTLPGAFVGALLGGASPGDAARFQIVILTGLLTAETVAAVVLAHLLGAPRVLPLSGQPADRHSNS from the coding sequence ATGGACGCACATCTGATCATCGGGCTCGGCTGCCTCGTCGCGGTGGCGGTGGGGTGCCTGCTGTGGGCACGGGTCGACCGGGCACCGGCGGTGGTGACCGCGGTGGTGCGAGCGGTCATCCAGCTCACGCTGGTCAGTCTCGCGCTGCGCGGGGTGTTCGCGGCTCCGCCGGCCACCGCTGCGGCGTTGGCCCTGATGCTGACAGCCGCCGTGATCACAGCGGCCCGGAGGCTGACGGCCTTCCGACGGCCGGTCCTGGCCGTGGCCGGTTCGTGTGTGGCCGGCGCCGCCGTGACGCTGGGCATCGTCTTCGCCGTACCGGTGCTCGACCCCTCGACGCGGCACCTGATCGCGCTGTCCGGCAGCGTCTTCGGCGGCACCATGACGGCCTGCACCCTGGTCGGCCGCAGGCTGGCCGACGGGCTCATGCGCCGTCGTGACGAGGTCGAGGGGTGGCTCGCGCTGGGCGCCACGCCCCGGCAGGCCTGCGCGCCGATCGCCCGCGAGGCCGTGCGCGAGGCGCTGGTGCCAGCGCTGGACCAGACCCGCACCACCGGACTGGTGACCCTGCCAGGGGCGTTCGTCGGCGCGCTGCTCGGCGGCGCGAGCCCGGGAGACGCGGCCCGCTTCCAGATCGTCATCCTGACCGGCCTGCTCACGGCGGAGACGGTCGCCGCCGTCGTACTCGCCCACCTGCTCGGCGCGCCCCGGGTACTCCCCCTCAGCGGCCAGCCGGCTGACCGCCACAGCAACTCGTAG
- a CDS encoding cation diffusion facilitator family transporter, giving the protein MPTEPEPQPSIGTQSSTGNPPSVSEQASPGKQDSPEEQDSPEEQVSPREQVSPEDLSPEAAAAVPLQQDGGAGASESTLTIAVAFGANLVIAIAKSVAALLTGSASMVAEAAHSWADAGNEVFLVMADRRSRRPPEPAHPHGFGREAYVWSLFAAMGLFVAGGAVSITHGVQELFAGGSDGGDYLIGYLVLAASFLLEGTSFLQSVRQARPEAESMNRDVIEHVLETTDPTLRAVFAEDSAALVGIVIAALGLALHEITGAAAFDAVGSILVGVLLGAVALVLISRNRRFLVGQEADPQVRVATIRALLAMPEVDRVTYLRVEVVGPRMVTVVGDVDLVGDDIEPRIAMRLREIEARLSSSPAVVNAVLSLSAPDEPSVTPEGGRPDHAERGQDGDDPAARVDCPVGTH; this is encoded by the coding sequence ATGCCGACCGAGCCGGAACCCCAGCCCTCCATCGGCACCCAGTCCTCGACCGGCAACCCACCCTCGGTCAGCGAGCAGGCCTCGCCAGGGAAGCAGGACTCACCGGAGGAACAGGACTCACCGGAGGAACAGGTCTCACCACGGGAGCAGGTCTCACCCGAAGATCTGTCGCCGGAGGCCGCGGCCGCGGTCCCGTTACAGCAGGACGGGGGCGCGGGGGCGAGCGAGAGCACCCTGACCATCGCGGTCGCCTTCGGCGCGAACCTGGTGATCGCGATCGCGAAGTCGGTGGCCGCGCTCCTGACCGGTTCGGCGTCGATGGTCGCCGAGGCGGCGCACTCGTGGGCCGACGCCGGCAACGAGGTCTTCCTGGTGATGGCGGACCGGCGCTCCCGCCGGCCGCCGGAGCCGGCCCACCCGCACGGTTTCGGCCGGGAGGCGTACGTCTGGTCGCTGTTCGCCGCCATGGGGCTGTTCGTCGCGGGCGGCGCGGTCTCCATCACCCACGGGGTCCAGGAGCTGTTCGCCGGTGGGTCCGACGGAGGCGACTACCTCATCGGCTACCTGGTTCTGGCGGCGTCGTTCCTGCTGGAGGGGACGTCCTTCCTCCAGTCGGTGCGGCAGGCCAGGCCGGAGGCCGAATCGATGAACCGGGACGTCATCGAGCACGTGCTGGAGACCACCGACCCCACGCTGCGGGCGGTCTTCGCCGAGGACTCGGCGGCGCTGGTCGGCATCGTCATCGCTGCCCTCGGCCTGGCGCTGCACGAGATCACCGGAGCGGCGGCCTTCGACGCGGTGGGGTCGATCCTGGTCGGGGTGCTGCTCGGCGCGGTCGCCCTGGTCCTGATCAGCCGCAACCGGCGGTTCCTCGTCGGGCAGGAGGCCGATCCGCAGGTCCGGGTGGCGACGATACGGGCGTTGCTGGCGATGCCGGAGGTGGACCGGGTGACCTACCTGCGGGTGGAGGTCGTCGGGCCACGGATGGTCACCGTGGTCGGGGACGTGGATCTGGTCGGCGACGACATCGAGCCGCGCATCGCGATGCGGCTGCGCGAGATCGAGGCCAGGCTGTCGTCCTCGCCCGCGGTCGTCAACGCCGTGCTGAGCCTCTCGGCTCCCGACGAGCCCTCCGTGACACCCGAGGGCGGGCGACCTGATCATGCTGAGCGGGGCCAGGACGGTGACGACCCGGCCGCGCGGGTCGACTGCCCGGTGGGAACCCACTGA
- a CDS encoding VOC family protein, which produces MPTFSLTGIVVSDMARGLAFYRRLGLEIPAEADGEPHVEVTTPNGRLAFDTDDTIRSFDPSWRPGTGSPRLGLAFACADPAEVDKAYADLTGAGYTGEREPWDAFWGQRYATVADPDGNHVDLFAPLAGA; this is translated from the coding sequence ATGCCAACGTTCTCACTGACTGGAATCGTCGTGTCCGACATGGCGCGGGGGCTGGCGTTCTACCGCCGCCTCGGCCTGGAGATCCCCGCCGAGGCAGACGGGGAGCCGCATGTCGAGGTGACCACGCCGAACGGCCGTCTCGCCTTCGACACCGACGACACGATCCGCTCGTTCGATCCAAGCTGGCGGCCGGGCACCGGCTCACCGCGCCTCGGGCTAGCGTTCGCCTGTGCCGACCCGGCCGAGGTCGACAAGGCCTACGCCGACCTGACCGGCGCCGGCTACACCGGCGAACGCGAACCGTGGGACGCCTTCTGGGGCCAGCGGTACGCGACCGTGGCCGATCCCGACGGCAACCACGTCGACCTGTTCGCGCCGTTGGCCGGAGCCTGA
- a CDS encoding amidohydrolase family protein yields the protein MAALPGHEPAAARPVDADNHYYETLDAFTRHLDRKFRHRGVRVVQDGRHVEMVIGGKVNNFIPNPTFDPVIVPGCLDLQFRGQIPDGVDPRSLTKVEPIRPEYRDREARLATMDAQGLDAVLLFPTLGCGVEQALRNDIPATMASLTAFNHWLEDDWGYSHEDRIIAAPMISLADPDAALAEIDRVLGLGARVVHMRPAPVPTGTAKGRSLGDKLHDPVFARLAAAGVPVAFHLGDSGYNAMIGASWGGAEEFAPFRAPDLLGGVLIGDRAIHDTMASLIVGGVFTRHPDLKVASIENGSDWVYPLLKGLRKLANRAPSLFAADPLDTIRRHVWVTPYYEEDLRKLADTIGVERVLFGSDWPHGEGLAEPASFTDELTAFSPDEVHRIMRANCAELVGLPTS from the coding sequence ATGGCGGCGCTACCAGGGCATGAACCGGCGGCGGCGCGGCCCGTCGACGCGGACAACCACTACTACGAGACGCTCGACGCGTTCACCCGCCACCTCGACCGGAAGTTCCGGCACCGCGGGGTGCGTGTCGTCCAGGACGGCCGCCACGTCGAGATGGTCATCGGCGGGAAGGTCAACAACTTCATCCCGAACCCGACGTTCGACCCCGTCATCGTCCCCGGCTGCCTCGACCTGCAGTTCCGCGGCCAGATCCCCGACGGCGTCGACCCGCGCAGCCTCACCAAGGTCGAGCCCATCCGGCCCGAGTACCGCGACCGGGAGGCACGGCTCGCCACGATGGACGCCCAGGGCCTCGACGCGGTGCTGCTCTTCCCCACGTTGGGCTGCGGCGTCGAACAGGCGCTCAGAAACGACATCCCCGCCACGATGGCGAGCCTCACCGCGTTCAACCACTGGCTCGAGGACGACTGGGGTTACTCCCACGAGGACAGGATCATCGCCGCGCCGATGATCTCGCTCGCCGACCCGGACGCGGCACTGGCGGAGATCGACCGTGTGCTCGGCCTCGGCGCCCGCGTCGTCCACATGCGCCCGGCGCCGGTTCCGACGGGGACCGCCAAGGGCCGCTCGCTGGGCGACAAGCTGCACGACCCGGTCTTCGCCCGCCTCGCCGCGGCCGGCGTGCCGGTCGCGTTCCACCTCGGCGACAGCGGCTACAACGCGATGATCGGAGCCTCCTGGGGTGGCGCCGAGGAGTTCGCCCCCTTCCGCGCGCCGGACCTCCTCGGCGGCGTCCTCATCGGTGACCGGGCCATCCACGACACCATGGCCAGCCTCATCGTCGGCGGCGTGTTCACCCGCCACCCGGACCTGAAGGTCGCCAGCATCGAGAACGGCTCCGACTGGGTCTATCCCCTGCTCAAGGGCCTGCGCAAGCTCGCGAACCGCGCCCCGTCGCTGTTCGCCGCCGACCCACTCGACACGATCCGGCGCCATGTCTGGGTCACGCCCTACTACGAGGAGGACCTGCGCAAACTCGCTGACACGATCGGCGTCGAGCGGGTCCTGTTCGGCTCCGACTGGCCACATGGCGAGGGCCTCGCCGAGCCGGCGTCGTTCACCGACGAGCTCACCGCCTTCAGCCCCGACGAGGTCCACCGGATCATGCGCGCCAACTGCGCGGAGCTGGTCGGGCTACCCACTTCCTAG
- a CDS encoding MBL fold metallo-hydrolase has product MCDDDASGVLAAVPRPVTGTAVDPIGLAPVDEVVITTLMDNTFDALLAGDERVRRAPRGAGLAQAPQFEDGLTTAGLRAEHGFSALVRVRRGDTVTTLLFDTGVSPDGMVHNAERLGLDLGEIQGVVLSHGHFDHAGGLAGLAGRRGVRGLPMTVHPLVWTRRRLAPPGLDPAALPTLSRRACESEGFEVIERRSPSLLVDGSVLITGEVDRTTDFERGMPPAHQAWDGAGWRHDPLVLDDQALVVHVRGKGLVVLTGCGHAGVVNIARHALRLTGIDRLHALIGGLHLSGPAFEPIIAPTVSALTEMTPDLVVSAHCSGWRAQHALATALPQAWVPSSSGTSYRLAA; this is encoded by the coding sequence ATGTGCGATGACGACGCGTCGGGTGTGCTCGCCGCCGTTCCGCGGCCCGTGACGGGTACGGCTGTCGATCCGATCGGGCTGGCCCCGGTCGACGAGGTCGTCATCACCACGCTGATGGACAACACCTTCGACGCCCTGCTGGCGGGGGACGAGCGGGTCAGGCGGGCGCCGCGCGGGGCCGGACTGGCGCAGGCCCCCCAGTTCGAGGACGGGCTGACGACGGCGGGGCTGCGCGCCGAGCACGGGTTCTCGGCGCTGGTCCGGGTCCGTCGTGGCGACACGGTCACCACCCTGCTGTTCGACACCGGGGTCTCACCCGACGGGATGGTCCACAACGCCGAGCGGCTCGGCCTCGATCTCGGCGAGATCCAGGGCGTCGTGCTCAGCCACGGTCACTTCGACCACGCGGGCGGCCTCGCGGGCCTGGCCGGCCGCCGCGGGGTCCGCGGCCTGCCGATGACGGTGCACCCCCTGGTCTGGACACGCCGGCGGCTGGCGCCCCCCGGCCTCGACCCGGCCGCGCTGCCGACGCTGAGCAGGCGCGCGTGCGAGTCGGAGGGGTTCGAGGTGATCGAGCGGCGGTCCCCGTCGCTGCTGGTCGACGGCAGCGTGCTGATCACCGGCGAGGTCGACCGCACCACCGACTTCGAGCGTGGCATGCCACCCGCGCACCAGGCCTGGGACGGTGCCGGCTGGCGTCATGACCCGCTCGTACTCGACGACCAGGCGCTCGTCGTGCACGTACGCGGCAAGGGCCTGGTCGTGCTGACCGGATGCGGGCACGCGGGCGTCGTCAACATCGCGCGGCACGCGCTACGGCTGACCGGCATCGACCGGCTGCACGCGCTGATCGGCGGCCTGCACCTGAGCGGACCAGCCTTCGAACCGATCATCGCACCGACGGTCAGCGCCCTGACCGAGATGACGCCCGACCTCGTCGTCAGCGCGCACTGCAGCGGCTGGCGTGCCCAGCACGCACTGGCCACCGCGCTCCCCCAGGCCTGGGTGCCCAGCAGCTCGGGCACGTCATACCGGCTCGCCGCCTGA